One part of the Papilio machaon chromosome 5, ilPapMach1.1, whole genome shotgun sequence genome encodes these proteins:
- the LOC106714523 gene encoding uncharacterized threonine-rich GPI-anchored glycoprotein PJ4664.02-like isoform X4, with protein MRAGVWSAAALLLLAAVTAALRTAQVEGVRNSRRLSNFDSRGSTSTEKIDDAQPTFRSRSYRRRDETSTPVARDITRSKSRNRAPEPLTSNAVTEQSPTDNGRNERFDSRRTNRIRSRPIESQNAVTTFPSRDSTVNNKARQSNRRSQYTTTTVSSLAPSSSVTSNFRRDVNRRAQTTTTEAVTILSSPTLDEFKSEITASSFDDFTRTVPKEEDITTVQFKKRSTTAKSVEVETQASTKAPRTRGRVSPKTNIKLDDMASSGATNILSISENNLIVEKSSEDAKKSRKLRYRTRLSETDTNLTGEGITTSNEIIKTSRKQLKQPESRTTTLAPTERKVQRNVERNSSKSSIVKSMRVVRRPVSRGNENGTTLPKVKTSDEIGDDDNYPASFKAIIQAKNASTQVSSPPSESLSVKATHTAINTNTKTSLPSNTSIESNNFTRLRSKLNTTENDVKNGDEKLSDSPLDSPKLKSEEYKLRGTYSSRPRKVKTENLKTTTTTSSPNAVKTSYKYTRKLRTTTSSPVDFKSSESPRKFKRFESGQSPQTASRPLYSRTKIGKNIDKPAETVTDDSSRNNLNTSVLNNSVKLPRTSYYSRLRNNVKNGITTTAESANTDINNPFKAAKKTENTAETPLIYTMLNKQTKAMSEETNSDTKGEFLLAVSSKESQENNVETDPVTNAEESENMPVINVFSTTQKYHANYKDQGLGNDRQKNEYVATSATPVIRNIQTRKYTRKIFKSKENVESSSVNPVSKSKERALRKYSDTFSKTTEASTNGITTDPEKPKSRFSSKYRASNLDKPFYKPTVPTVTTTTAWLKFFVTDRQLTKSIKEPKWFDGNDFNDDTTELISRQNATTMAFTHQSSELEVGEEILLGPDMNAISFTQTRSALSSADLRLSESLEKPSQVMNVEASNHSPSVTVSIFDALAEILTSTPRIQISTTTDVPQQTFTDSVVKQTLNSVSSNNNVNSVSDFSSQGTSTSTESLTTITTVQNTDQTTPTVLNRLSVEESVSTSLNMKENTMSTNNPQTTLTPTPTTPISARRPFAIKVLYSDTERPTDVPMTSSKSTTKWSTTENTKMVYNTVSDLILSNNNLVSSELTSMLSNNIKDIIENLDEESRSRLSVDMAKMLKTLIPRLVNNNPSLNDLDNIPNTTPYSLEDIKDTENIDISNVAINTNENVNIDSKNFLQNVQDNNVNISQGTTDSPISDGLNNDSVNSISDSVLSTVLPLSESKATVADIIATTTTIDTNSLQTLDSSSTILTTTPTNQLPMNIEIPDTATLSGLEISTATVDNISVDTTKSPTIDPTNKPLPLTFSTNINIGESISSDTNNSSLINKIDNRVGTEDFDSVEIDDPSQISRFQLWVLSKKARVLKMIEQLIREHNDEIANGPLTDVFKQSNNNNTLSNRLTEIMNTMDSTTLSNNPNTDITTDLVVTTPTTATSNPPSDLSESVNIINDRSGADFTVPSTTILSDVISTAIPDSTEVDSATDVTEVIATTIANEIADAFLRTNANAIDQTTVKETMNAENETTNAENEKENIISTTENGEMFDEVNADMTTRRLNLETTTETAITTENTVETTTQAGIETTTVSLVNEIKSNDQITVTSQSNVASQPIIPKKDYVIFGILPNNTVVRKDPNDNVLETLTEASPYIIYGVLPNNTVIRKFPNGTRVPRVMQKIDVLPISPWSLRNPYSPIHNNPAIVRPQSNPIRVSTNIVTSTDTNNETENRLTTDTVNNQQIMIPTSALNLNDSSSFGITTATIKPSAEKSTASHVLNLRTTTMLPSIHEILLNSLSSATKEEMVISSMKSSTPEPRILTLDIDPETKQIRTEKPNDGQGNTVFKFIPIDEITVPPQETNVLTLASTKAPSKSNNEKEVQIVTPISVMEINSPTPEIQTSLKNIDEPTTTVQPTVGTPNVITLADNNIQSTMITSTTNPITTVQPKIESTTSNLRTTTFNSIENSNTITTTVKNVITTFEPTTERYIPDLLTTLTTTSMPLVTTTDIPSTTESVPVPNNSIFTTTEMTKTATDDIQGNNNINQENANLLQMLQSILSTNTKSSSSQEIDQMKLLQALLLSAKDNVKDKQKSLQTTTVRTIQDEIRQFEEDTKFLKALLQATGRDPAELNIPNLNDIKPTLAVTTTMKPITTTTQAPAPTTTSVIKSTTSIAEDLKKIKEDTQLLQALLQATGQTVDTLNLPVISGITSNVRIASNPRTTSIESNPTTPMNVRPIYTTIQSTEKTTTQTNVPQTISTLPTLQEQQSTVKEDIGISTTYRPVQRRITTTTTPPEIYSTLSARRAPSLAQVTTEVPSTSTFSVEEDLAFLNNLKTVLNTNNNDDPEAALANRVIALAVERSLNELQTGTPKSSSPPNVVNSIRTTRPTTTTTTMTTTTVYIPPVSTQSTPSIEDDIKQFEEDTKLLQALLKATGQDPSKFNIPTLPSVNKPNKDNQPSVLASPKTTTKPFGVKIAVKDELKNVQDDAQLLQTLIKLKDAQETTTQRNKIAITGQSSDEALQKLIQKAKPTAMVSEATKSSVSLSTEYGNSNDALLAALLKEQGFGPTTASSLDEQVRLAALLNQVVVTPKARRTTTPPPPPPAPRRPILDGLAWLWQQWRDTAPGAGGAGAGAAGAGGSRTNSRRPAPAQAQAPASSPTAAATPAPSRVNWFGSGPFVGNADDRPASNRVGFSSLLLRLYTSGATARSRR; from the exons GTGGAAGGTGTCCGAAATAGCAGAAGACTTTCAAACTTCGACTCGAGAGGCTCAACAAGTACGGAGAAGATTGATGATGCTCAGCCTACCTTTCGGTCCAGGAGTTACCGAAGACGTGATGAAACATCTACACCTGTAGCTAGAGATATCACCAGATCAAAATCCCGGAATAGGGCACCGGAACCTTTGACTTCCAATGCCGTCACAGAACAATCTCCAACAGATAATGGAAGGAACGAGCGATTTGATTCAAGGAGGACCAATCGGATACGAAGTCGACCTATAGAAAGTCAGAACGCCGTCACAACCTTTCCAAGTAGAGACAGTACTGTAAACAACAAGGCACGACAAAGTAATAGAAGATCACAGTACACTACAACTACAGTATCATCTTTAGCACCATCTTCATCAGTCACGAGTAATTTTAGGAGAGATGTAAATAGAAGAGCTCAGACAACTACCACAGAAGCGGTTACTATTCTCTCTTCGCCAACTCTTGATGAATTCAAAAGTGAAATCACAGCTTCTAGTTTCGATGATTTTACGAGAACGGTTCCAAAAGAAGAAGACATTACCActgttcaatttaaaaagagaAGCACGACAGCTAAAAGTGTAGAAGTAGAAACGCAAGCAAGTACAAAAGCACCTAGAACACGCGGGCGCGTCAGtccaaaaacaaatatcaaattagaTGATATGGCTAGTTCTGGTGCAACTAATATTCTAAGTATATCGGAAAATAATCTCATTGTAGAAAAATCATCTGAAGATGCAAAAAAATCACGTAAATTAAGGTACAGGACACGTTTATCGGAAACCGACACCAATCTCACGGGCGAGGGTATCACAActtcaaatgaaataattaaaacttcaaGAAAGCAGCTGAAACAACCAGAAAGTAGGACAACAACATTAGCTCCAACTGAAAGAAAAGTCCAGAGAAATGTAGAACGTAATTCTTCAAAGTCGTCGATCGTCAAGTCTATGAGAGTTGTTCGGCGACCAGTATCGAGAGGAAATGAAAACGGGACAACACTTCCAAAAGTGAAAACTTCAGATGAGATTGGAGACGATGATAACTATCCAGCAAGTTTTAAAGCTATAATTCAAGCTAAGAATGCTTCG ACACAAGTGAGCTCTCCACCCAGCGAGAGTTTATCAGTGAAAGCAACACATACAGCTATCAACACTAACACAAAAACCTCACTGCCTTCCAACACAAGTATTGAATCAAACAATTTTACACGG CTTCGCAGTAAATTAAACACAACTGAAAATGACGTAAAAAATGGAGACGAAAAACTAAGTGATTCTCCCTTAGATTCTCCCAAGCTCAAATCtgaagaatataaattaagagGTACATATTCTTCTAGACCACGAAAAGTAAaaactgaaaatttaaaaactacaacTACTACTAGTTCTCCCAATGCGGTAAAAACTTCATACAAATACACTAGAAAATTACGAACAACAACATCGAGTCCGGTTGATTTCAAATCGTCTGAAAGCCCTCGTAAGTTTAAAAGATTTGAATCTGGGCAATCACCACAGACTGCATCCCGACCACTTTATTCAAGAACAAAAATCggaaaaaatatcgataaacCTGCAGAAACTGTAACTGATGATAGTAGTAGAAACAATTTGAACACCAGTGTCTTAAACAACAGTGTGAAATTGCCAAGAACATCTTATTATTCACGTCTAAGAAATAATGTCAAGAACGGTATAACAACGACAGCGGAGTCTGCTAATACTGATATAAATAATCCTTTCAAAGCTGCCAAGAAAACAGAAAATACTGCTGAAACGCCATTAATATATactatgttaaataaacaaaccaAAGCTATGTCTGAGGAAACCAATAGCGATACAAAGGGAGAGTTTTTATTAGCTGTAAGTAGTAAAGAATCTCAAGAAAATAATGTGGAAACTGATCCAGTAACTAATGCCGAGGAGTCTGAAAACATGCCAGTAATAAACGTTTTCTCGACCACACAAAAATATCACGCTAATTACAAAGATCAGGGTTTGGGGAATGACCgacaaaaaaatgaatatgtaGCTACTTCGGCAACACctgtaataagaaatattcaaacaaGAAAGTATAcacgtaaaatttttaaatctaaagaaAATGTGGAATCTTCATCAGTTAATCCTGTATCGAAATCAAAAGAACGTGCACTCCGCAAATATAGTGATACTTTCTCGAAAACAACTGAAGCTTCTACTAATGGC ATTACTACCGATCCTGAAAAACCAAAAAGCAGATTTAGTTCAAAATACAGAGCCTCTAATCTCGATAAACCGTTTTACAAACCTACAGTACCAACAGTCACAACAACAACT GCTTGGCTGAAATTCTTCGTGACTGATCGTCAACTCACAAAGTCTATAAAGGAGCCGAAGTGGTTCGATGGCAATGATTTTAATGATGATACAACAGAATTAATATCAAGACAGAACGCTACAACGATGGCATTCACTCACCAATCATCTGAACTG GAAGTGGGTGAAGAAATTCTTTTAGGTCCAGACATGAACGCTATCTCTTTTACTCAAACACGAAGTGCATTGTCTTCAGCAGATTTAAGACTTTCTGAGAGTTTAGAAAAGCCATCACAGGTTATGAACGTAGAAGCCTCAAATCACTCACCATCAGTTACTGTCTCTATTTTTGACGCTTTGGCTGAAATTCTTACGTCTACACCCAGAATTCAAATATCTACAACAACAGACGTACCGCAACAAACATTTACAGATAGTGTTGTTAAGCAAACACTCAATAGCGTGAGTAGTAACAATAATGTAAATAGTGTCAGCGACTTTTCGAGTCAGGGCACATCTACGTCAACAGAGAGTTTAACTACAATAACTACTGTACAAAACACTGATCAGACTACACCTACTGTGCTTAACCGCTTGTCGGTAGAGGAAAGTGTTTCAACGTCACTAAATATGAAGGAGAATACAATGTCCACAAATAATCCCCAAACTACCCTAACTCCCACTCCAACGACTCCTATTTCCGCAAGGAGACCCTTTgccattaaagttttatattcagATACTGAACGGCCGACAGACGTACCAATGACTTCATCTAAATCCACAACCAAATGGAGTACGactgaaaatacaaaaatggtATACAATACTGTGTCCGATCTTATATTATCTAATAACAATTTAGTGTCATCAGAACTAACAAGCATGTTATCGAATAacataaaagatataattgaaaatttagaCGAAGAGAGTAGATCTAGATTATCCGTTGATATggcaaaaatgttaaaaacactTATCCCCAGACTTGTAAATAACAATCCTTCCCTAAACGATCTTGATAATATTCCTAATACTACGCCTTACAGTTTGGAGGATATCAAAGATACTGAAAATATAGACATAAGCAATGTCGCTATTAATactaatgaaaatgtaaatattgacAGTAAAAATTTCCTTCAAAATGTACAggataataatgtaaatatttcacaagGTACTACTGATTCCCCGATTAGTGACGGTCTTAATAATGATAGTGTAAATAGCATAAGTGATTCCGTTTTGAGCACAGTTTTGCCTTTATCAGAAAGCAAGGCAACAGTAGCTGATATCATAGCTACAACCACTACTATTGATACTAATTCTTTGCAAACTTTAGATTCATCTTCAACAATATTAACTACTACTCCCACTAATCAATTACCCATGAATATTGAGATACCAGATACAGCTACTTTGTCTGGCTTAGAAATAAGCACCGCCACTGTAGATAATATAAGCGTAGACACTACCAAAAGTCCAACAATTGATCCCACTAACAAACCTTTACCCCTCACATTTTCCACAAACATAAACATTGGTGAATCTATTTCAAGTGATACAAATAATTCttctttaataaacaaaattgacaATCGGGTTGGAACCGAGGACTTTGATAGCGTTGAAATTGATGACCCCAGCCAAATATCTCGTTTTCAATTATGGGTTCTTTCCAAAAAAGCTCgcgttttaaaaatgattgaaCAACTTATACGGGAACATAATGATGAAATAGCAAATGGACCACTGACTGATGTATTTAAacaatctaataataataatacacttTCTAATCGATTGACTGAGATAATGAATACAATGGACTCTACGACTTTGTCTAATAATCCAAATACTGATATTACGACTGACTTAGTAGTTACCACGCCTACTACAGCCACTTCTAACCCACCATCTGACTTATCTGAATCAGTCAATATCATAAATGATCGCTCTGGAGCTGACTTTACAGTTCCTTCCACGACCATTCTTAGTGATGTTATATCAACTGCTATCCCTGACTCTACCGAAGTAGATTCTGCAACAGATGTTACTGAAGTAATCGCTACTACAATTGCGAATGAAATTGCTGATGCTTTCTTACGTACAAATGCTAACGCTATCGATCAAACTACAGTAAAGGAAACAATGAATGCTGAAAATGAAACAACAAATGcagaaaatgaaaaagaaaatataatttcaactaCAGAAAATGGAGAAATGTTTGATGAGGTCAATGCTGATATGACAACACGtagattaaatttagaaacGACAACAGAAACAGCAATAACAACTGAGAATACAGTAGAGACCACTACGCAAGCAGGTATCGAAACCACCACTGTATCActtgtaaatgaaattaaatcaaatgacCAAATAACTGTCACCTCGCAAAGCAACGTTGCCAGTCAGCCAATCATTCCGAAAAaagattatgttatatttggCATACTACCTAATAATACGGTGGTACGTAAAGATCCTAATGATAATGTACTGGAAACGTTAACGGAGGCAAGTCCGTACATTATTTATGGTGTGCTACCAAATAACACAGTAATACGCAAATTTCCAAATGGAACTAGAGTACCACGTGTCATGCAAAAAATTGACGTACTACCAATCAGTCCATGGAGTCTAAGAAATCCATATAGCCCCATCCATAATAATCCGGCCATTGTCAGACCGCAGTCTAACCCCATCCGAGTATCCACTAATATTGTGACATCTACCGACACAAATAACGAAACGGAAAACCGATTAACCACCGACACTGTAAATAACCAACAAATAAtg ATACCTACATCGGCACTTAATTTAAACGATAGCAGTTCCTTTGGCATAACTACTGCCACTATTAAGCCGTCTGCTGAAAAAAGCACTGCCTCGCATGTTTTGAATTTACGCACTACTACAATGCTACCTTCTATTCATGAGATTCTGCTTAATAGTTTATCTTCAGCCACTAAAGAGGAAATGGTTATATCATCAATGAAAAGCTCCACTCCTGAACCAAGAATATTAACACTGGATATCGATCCGGag ACTAAACAAATCAGAACCGAAAAACCCAACGATGGCCAAGGAAAcactgtttttaaatttataccaaTAGACGAAATCACTGTTCCTCCACAAGAAACAAATGTCTTAACGCTTGCTTCGACTAAAGCACCTTCGAAATCAAACAACGAAAAAGAAGTACAAATCGTGACTCCAATTTCAGTAATGGAAATTAATTCACCAACACCAGAAATTCAAACaagcttaaaaaatattgatgaaCCGACAACAACCGTTCAGCCTACTGTTGGAACCCCTAATGTAATAACACTTGCTGATAACAACATTCAGTCAACAATGATAACTTCCACAACCAATCCAATAACAACAGTTCAACCTAAGATAGAAAGCACAACTTCCAATTTAAGAACGACTACCTTTAACAGTATAGAAAATTCAAACACGATAACGACAACagtgaaaaatgtaataactaCATTTGAACCTACAACGGAAAGATATATACCAGACCTGCTGACAACTTTAACAACTACAAGTATGCCACTAGTTACAACTACTGATATACCAAGCACCACAGAATCAGTACCAGTCCCAAATAATTCTATCTTTACAACAACAGAAATGACGAAAACTGCCACAGATGATATACAaggtaacaataatataaaccaGGAAAATGCAAATTTACTTCAGATGCTACAATCaattttatcaacaaatacaaaatcttCTTCGTCTCAAGAGATTGatcaaatgaaattattacaagCATTGTTATTAAGCGCTAAGGATAATGTAAAAGATAAACAGAAGTCACTACAAACTACCACTGTTCGCACAATACAAGACGAAATTCGTCAATTTGAAGAAGACACGAAATTTTTGAAAGCACTTTTACAAGCTACAGGTAGAGATCCAGCAGAACTTAATATTCCAAATCTCAATGACATAAAACCAACTTTGGCTGTAACGACAACAATGAAACCTATAACAACTACTACTCAAGCACCTGCGCCTACAACAACCTCtgtaataaaatcaacaacTTCTATAGCCGaagatttaaagaaaatcaaagaagaCACTCAACTACTACAGGCATTATTACAAGCCACCGGCCAGACTGTTGATACTTTAAATTTGCCAGTCATATCTGGGATAACTTCTAACGTGCGGATTGCTTCAAATCCCCGAACAACGTCTATTGAATCTAATCCTACAACTCCAATGAATGTTCGTCCAATATATACCACAATTCAATCAACAGAAAAAACTACAACACAGACTAATGTGCCGCAAACTATTTCTACATTACCTACATTACAGGAACAACAAAGTACTGTAAAAGAAGATATTGGTATTTCAACCACATATCGACCTGTCCAGAGAAGAATAACAACAACTACCACACCTCCCGAAATATATTCAACTTTAAGCGCTAGACGAGCTCCAAGCTTAGCACAAGTTACTACTGAAGTGCCAAGTACATCTACGTTTTCCGTTGAAGAAGATTTAGCATTTCTAAACAACCTg AAAACTGTATTAAATACGAATAATAACGATGACCCGGAAGCTGCTTTAGCAAACCGTGTTATTGCTCTGGCTGTAGAGAGAAGTTTGAACGAACTACAAACTGGAACACCAAAGAGTTCTTCCCCTCCAAATGTTGTAAACTCCATTCGCACAACTAGACCAACTACCACCACCACGACAATGACTACAACTACTGTATATATTCCTCCAGTCTCCACGCAAAGTACACCATCTATAGAAGACgatattaaacaatttgaagAAGACACGAAACTTTTACAGGCATTGTTGAAAGCAACAGGACAAGATCCATCGAAGTTTAACATACCAACATTACCAAGTGTAAAT AAGCCTAATAAGGATAATCAACCCAGCGTTTTGGCATCGCCAAAAACGACAACAAAACCATTTGGAGTGAAAATAGCTGTTAAAGatgaattgaaaaatgttcAAGATGATGcacaattattacaaacattaataaagTTGAAAGACGCGCAAGAAACAACGACTCAGAGAAATAAAATCGCAATCACAG GCCAATCTTCCGATGAAGCTcttcaaaaattaatacaaaaagcaAAACCAACAGCTATGGTATCAGAAGCTACAAAATCATCTGTCTCTTTGAGTACTGAATATGGAAATAGCAATGACGCTCTCCTTGCGGCGTTACTTAAAGAGCAAGGATTCGGTCCAACCACGGCAAGTTCTTTGGATGAACAAGTTCGACTCGct GCCTTACTGAACCAAGTGGTAGTGACGCCGAAGGCTAGGCGGACGACTACCCCTCCGCCGCCGCCCCCGGCGCCGCGGCGGCCTATCCTGGACGGCTTAGCCTGGCTCTGGCAGCAGTGGCGGGACACGGCACCGGGCGCGGGAGGCGCAGGTGCGGGAGCTGCTGGTGCGGGGGGCTCTAGGACAAACAGCAGGAGACCCGCCCCTGCGCAGGCTCAGGCGCCCGCGTCTAGTCCCACGGCGGCCGCGACACCGGCTCCTTCGAGGGTCAACTGGTTTGGCTCCGGACCGTTCGTTGGAAACGCTGATGATAGACCGGCGTCCAATCGAGTGGGTTTCTCCTCTCTTTTACTTAGATTAT ATACCTCTGGAGCCACCGCGCGCAGTCGCCGCTGA